A genomic stretch from Pseudomonas alkylphenolica includes:
- a CDS encoding flagellar motor protein — protein sequence MDVLSLIGIILAFVAIVGGNYLEGGHLSALINGPAALIVLGGTLAAALLQSPMSAFKRALQIVRWILFPPRIDLAGGIDRVVNWSMTARKEGLLGLEGVADAEPDPYARKGLQLLVDGAEPEAIRSILEVDFYTQESRDIQAAKVFECMGGYAPTIGIIGAVMGLIHVMGNLADPSQLGNGIAVAFVATIYGVASANLILLPIANKLKALAMRQSRYREMLLEGLLSIAEGENPRSIELKLQGFME from the coding sequence ATGGATGTCTTGAGCCTTATCGGGATCATCCTGGCGTTTGTCGCGATTGTCGGCGGCAATTACCTCGAGGGTGGTCACCTCTCGGCGCTGATCAACGGCCCTGCGGCCTTGATCGTGCTCGGCGGCACCTTGGCTGCGGCGCTGCTGCAGTCACCCATGAGCGCCTTCAAGCGGGCGCTGCAGATCGTGCGCTGGATTCTTTTTCCGCCGCGTATCGACCTGGCTGGCGGTATCGACCGGGTGGTCAACTGGAGCATGACCGCACGCAAGGAAGGCCTGCTGGGCCTGGAAGGCGTGGCCGATGCCGAGCCCGATCCTTACGCGCGTAAGGGCTTGCAGCTGCTGGTCGACGGTGCCGAGCCTGAAGCCATCCGCAGCATCCTCGAAGTGGATTTCTACACCCAGGAAAGCCGCGACATCCAGGCTGCCAAGGTGTTCGAGTGCATGGGCGGCTATGCGCCGACCATCGGTATCATCGGTGCGGTCATGGGCCTGATTCATGTCATGGGCAACCTGGCCGACCCTTCGCAACTGGGTAACGGTATTGCCGTCGCCTTTGTCGCCACCATCTACGGTGTGGCGAGTGCCAACCTGATCCTGCTGCCGATTGCCAACAAGCTCAAGGCGCTGGCCATGCGTCAGTCGCGCTACCGGGAAATGCTCCTGGAAGGCCTGCTGTCGATTGCCGAGGGCGAGAACCCGCGCTCGATCGAGCTGAAGCTTCAGGGCTTCATGGAGTAA
- a CDS encoding protein-glutamate methylesterase/protein-glutamine glutaminase: MAVKVLVVDDSGFFRRRVSEILSADPTIQVVGTATNGKEAIDQALSLKPDVITMDYEMPMMDGITAVRHIMQRCPTPVLMFSSLTHEGARVTLDALDAGAVDYLPKNFEDISRNPEKVKQLLCEKVHTISRSNRRSISYAAPVPQPASHTQPSVSSLGSSPAPRAAAPVRAAASAASPAPKRKPYKLVAIGTSTGGPVALQRVLTQLPANFPAPIVLIQHMPAAFTKAFAERLDKLCKISVKEAEDGDMLRPGLALLAPGGKQMMIDGRGAVKILPGDERLNYKPCVDITFGSAAKSYGDKVLSVVLTGMGADGREGARLLKQGGSTVWAQDEASCVIYGMPMAIVKANLADAVYSLDEIGKHLVEACV, from the coding sequence ATGGCAGTCAAGGTCCTGGTGGTGGATGATTCCGGTTTCTTCCGCCGCCGAGTCTCGGAAATTCTTTCAGCGGACCCGACTATCCAGGTCGTCGGTACCGCGACCAACGGCAAGGAAGCGATCGACCAGGCACTGTCGCTCAAGCCCGATGTCATCACCATGGACTACGAAATGCCCATGATGGATGGCATCACCGCTGTACGTCACATCATGCAGCGCTGTCCGACCCCGGTGTTGATGTTCTCCTCGCTGACCCACGAAGGCGCGCGGGTGACCCTCGATGCCCTGGATGCCGGTGCTGTCGATTACCTGCCGAAAAACTTCGAAGACATCTCGCGCAACCCGGAGAAGGTCAAGCAGTTGCTGTGTGAAAAGGTCCATACCATTTCCCGCAGTAACCGCCGATCAATCAGCTATGCCGCGCCAGTGCCGCAACCGGCCAGCCATACCCAGCCGAGCGTCAGCAGCCTGGGCAGCAGCCCGGCACCACGGGCTGCGGCACCGGTACGGGCGGCGGCTTCTGCTGCCTCGCCTGCACCCAAGCGCAAGCCTTACAAACTGGTGGCCATCGGTACCTCCACCGGCGGCCCGGTGGCGCTGCAGCGGGTATTGACCCAGCTGCCAGCCAATTTTCCGGCACCGATCGTGCTGATCCAGCATATGCCCGCTGCTTTCACCAAGGCATTTGCCGAGCGCCTCGACAAACTGTGCAAGATCAGCGTCAAGGAAGCCGAAGACGGCGACATGCTGCGTCCCGGCCTGGCCTTGCTGGCCCCGGGGGGCAAGCAGATGATGATCGACGGCCGCGGTGCGGTGAAGATCCTGCCGGGTGACGAGCGCCTGAACTACAAGCCGTGTGTGGATATCACCTTCGGCTCGGCGGCCAAATCCTACGGCGACAAGGTGCTGTCGGTGGTGCTCACCGGCATGGGCGCCGATGGCCGCGAAGGTGCGCGCCTGCTCAAGCAGGGCGGCAGCACGGTCTGGGCCCAGGATGAAGCCAGCTGCGTGATCTACGGCATGCCCATGGCCATCGTCAAAGCCAACCTGGCCGACGCGGTGTATAGCCTGGACGAGATCGGCAAGCACTTGGTCGAGGCGTGCGTCTGA
- a CDS encoding chemotaxis protein CheA, with translation MSFGADEEILQDFLVEAGEILEQLSEQLVELESRPDDADLLNAIFRGFHTVKGGAGFLQLNELVECCHIAENVFDILRKGERRVDAELMDVVLEALDTVNSMFGQVRERSDITPATPELLAALSRLAEPAADEPVAAPEPVLEQAPEAPAEADITDTEFEQLLDSLNAVKAEAEAQVQAPAAASDEITDAEFESLLDQLHGKGQFAPDSVSAPAPVAQSTQSTSDEITDDEFEALLDQLHGKGSFAADALPGAVAPAPEPAAAASGDHISEHEFEALLDELHGKGKFAADSVATAAAPAAAVAAKPAAAPAPAVAKPAAAPAAAAPAKAAAPAPARQAAPAGDKAASETETTVRVDTARLDEIMNMVGELVLVRNRLVRLGLNSGDEAMSKAVSNLDVVTADLQTAVMKTRMQPIKKVFGRFPRLVRDLARQLKKEINLELVGEETDLDKNLVEALADPLVHLVRNAVDHGIETPEEREAAGKSRGGKVVLSAEQEGDHILLSISDDGKGMDANVLRAIAVKRGVMDKDAADRLSETECYNLIFAPGFSTKTEISDVSGRGVGMDVVKTKISQLNGSINIYSTKGLGSKIVIKVPLTLAIMPTLMVMLGNQAFAFPLVNVNEIFHLDLSRTNVVDGQEVVIVRDKALPLFYLKRWLVSSAAHEEQREGHVVILSVGTQRIGFVVDQLVGQEEVVIKPLGKMLQGTPGMSGATITGDGRIALILDVPSMLKRYAARRI, from the coding sequence ATGAGCTTCGGCGCCGATGAAGAAATCCTTCAGGATTTTCTGGTAGAAGCCGGCGAGATTCTTGAGCAACTGTCCGAGCAACTGGTCGAGCTGGAAAGCCGTCCGGATGATGCCGATCTGCTCAATGCGATCTTTCGCGGTTTTCACACTGTAAAAGGGGGCGCCGGCTTCCTCCAGCTCAACGAGCTGGTGGAGTGCTGCCACATCGCCGAAAACGTCTTCGACATCCTGCGCAAGGGTGAGCGACGTGTCGATGCCGAACTGATGGACGTGGTCCTGGAAGCCCTGGACACGGTCAACAGCATGTTCGGTCAGGTGCGCGAGCGCAGCGATATCACGCCGGCCACGCCTGAGCTGCTGGCAGCCTTGTCGCGCCTGGCTGAACCCGCCGCTGACGAGCCGGTCGCCGCACCTGAGCCGGTGCTGGAACAGGCGCCAGAAGCGCCCGCCGAAGCGGACATTACCGATACCGAATTCGAACAGCTGCTTGACTCGCTCAATGCGGTCAAGGCTGAGGCCGAAGCCCAGGTGCAGGCACCGGCTGCGGCCAGCGATGAAATCACCGATGCCGAGTTCGAGTCGCTGCTCGACCAGTTGCACGGCAAGGGCCAGTTTGCTCCTGACAGTGTCAGCGCACCTGCGCCGGTGGCGCAATCCACCCAGAGCACCAGCGACGAAATCACCGATGATGAGTTCGAGGCGTTGCTTGACCAGCTGCATGGCAAAGGCAGCTTCGCCGCCGATGCCTTGCCGGGTGCAGTAGCGCCCGCTCCAGAGCCGGCCGCTGCGGCGTCGGGCGATCATATTTCCGAGCATGAATTCGAAGCCTTGCTCGATGAGCTGCACGGCAAGGGCAAGTTCGCCGCGGACAGCGTTGCAACGGCCGCTGCGCCAGCTGCTGCGGTTGCCGCCAAGCCTGCTGCAGCGCCAGCTCCAGCTGTTGCCAAGCCTGCCGCCGCCCCCGCTGCCGCCGCACCGGCCAAAGCCGCAGCGCCAGCCCCGGCGCGCCAAGCCGCGCCAGCGGGCGACAAGGCCGCCAGCGAAACGGAAACCACCGTGCGGGTCGATACCGCGCGCCTGGACGAGATCATGAACATGGTCGGCGAACTGGTGCTGGTGCGTAACCGCCTGGTACGCCTGGGCCTGAACAGCGGCGATGAAGCCATGTCCAAGGCGGTGTCGAACCTCGACGTGGTGACCGCCGACCTGCAGACCGCGGTGATGAAAACCCGCATGCAGCCGATCAAGAAGGTCTTCGGGCGTTTCCCGCGCCTGGTTCGCGACCTGGCCCGGCAGTTGAAGAAAGAGATCAACCTGGAGCTGGTCGGTGAAGAAACCGATCTCGACAAGAACCTCGTCGAAGCCTTGGCCGACCCGTTGGTGCACTTGGTGCGCAACGCCGTCGACCATGGCATCGAAACCCCGGAAGAGCGCGAAGCGGCGGGTAAATCCCGCGGCGGCAAAGTGGTGCTGTCGGCCGAGCAGGAAGGCGATCACATCCTGCTGTCGATCTCCGATGACGGCAAGGGCATGGACGCCAACGTCCTGCGCGCGATTGCGGTCAAGCGCGGGGTGATGGACAAGGATGCTGCCGACCGCCTGAGCGAAACCGAGTGCTACAACCTGATCTTCGCCCCGGGTTTCTCGACCAAGACCGAGATCTCCGATGTCTCCGGACGCGGCGTGGGCATGGACGTGGTGAAAACCAAGATCTCCCAGCTCAACGGCTCGATCAATATCTACTCGACCAAGGGCCTGGGTTCGAAGATCGTCATCAAGGTGCCGCTGACCCTGGCGATCATGCCGACCCTGATGGTCATGCTGGGCAATCAGGCGTTCGCCTTCCCGCTGGTCAACGTCAACGAGATCTTCCACCTGGATCTGTCGCGCACCAACGTGGTCGACGGCCAGGAGGTGGTCATCGTTCGCGACAAAGCCTTGCCGCTGTTCTACCTCAAGCGCTGGCTGGTCAGTTCCGCCGCTCATGAAGAGCAACGCGAAGGGCACGTGGTGATCCTTTCGGTCGGCACCCAGCGGATCGGCTTCGTCGTCGATCAGTTGGTCGGCCAGGAAGAAGTGGTCATCAAACCGCTGGGCAAGATGCTCCAGGGCACGCCGGGCATGTCGGGCGCCACCATTACCGGTGACGGGCGCATCGCGCTGATCCTCGACGTTCCGAGCATGCTCAAGCGTTACGCCGCCCGGCGTATTTGA
- a CDS encoding protein phosphatase CheZ has product MEQTHSSLDGFESTLKKHAHELVDSLERGKFGDAVQLIHQLNQTRDRGLYQEVGKLTRELHSAIVSFQIDPQMPQAEEVSQITDATERLSYVVKLTEGAANRTMDLVEESTPVLHELSDEARDLRADWQRFLRREVAAPEFRELMHRVDRFLERSEEGSRKVAGHLNDILLAQDYQDLTGQVIKRVTALVTEVESNLLKLVLMASQVDRFAGIEHDHQQLRAEKDQEKHPTRGEGPQIHADKREDVVSGQDDVDDLLSSLGF; this is encoded by the coding sequence ATGGAGCAAACACATTCATCGTTGGACGGCTTCGAGTCGACACTGAAGAAGCATGCCCACGAACTGGTCGACAGTCTCGAGCGGGGCAAATTCGGCGACGCGGTGCAACTGATCCATCAGCTGAACCAGACCCGTGACCGTGGCCTGTACCAGGAAGTCGGCAAGCTTACGCGTGAGCTGCACAGTGCGATCGTCAGTTTCCAGATCGATCCGCAAATGCCGCAGGCCGAGGAAGTCTCGCAGATCACCGATGCGACCGAGCGCCTGTCCTATGTGGTCAAGCTGACCGAGGGCGCGGCGAACCGGACCATGGATCTGGTCGAGGAGAGCACTCCGGTCCTCCACGAGCTGAGTGACGAAGCCCGCGATCTGCGCGCCGACTGGCAGCGCTTCTTGCGCCGCGAAGTGGCTGCGCCGGAGTTTCGCGAGCTGATGCACCGCGTCGACCGCTTCCTGGAGCGTAGTGAGGAAGGCAGCCGCAAGGTCGCCGGCCACCTCAACGACATTCTCCTGGCTCAGGACTATCAGGACCTGACCGGTCAGGTGATCAAACGTGTCACGGCACTGGTCACCGAAGTAGAAAGCAATCTGCTCAAGCTCGTGCTGATGGCCAGTCAAGTCGACCGCTTTGCCGGTATCGAACATGACCACCAGCAGCTGCGCGCTGAAAAAGATCAAGAAAAACATCCGACTCGGGGTGAAGGTCCACAGATTCATGCCGATAAACGTGAAGACGTTGTGTCCGGTCAGGACGATGTCGACGATCTGCTGTCCAGTCTGGGTTTTTAG
- a CDS encoding chemotaxis response regulator CheY → MKILIVDDFSTMRRIIKNLLRDLGFTNTQEADDGNTALPMLESGHFDFLVTDWNMPGMSGIDLLRKVRADERLKHLPVLMVTAEAKREQIIEAAQAGVNGYVVKPFTAQVLKEKIEKIFERVNS, encoded by the coding sequence ATGAAAATCCTCATCGTCGACGACTTTTCGACGATGCGGCGGATCATCAAGAACCTGCTGCGTGACCTGGGCTTCACCAATACCCAGGAAGCCGATGACGGCAACACGGCGCTGCCGATGCTCGAAAGCGGTCATTTCGATTTTCTCGTGACCGACTGGAACATGCCGGGCATGTCCGGTATCGACCTGCTGCGCAAAGTGCGTGCCGACGAGCGCCTCAAGCACCTGCCGGTGCTGATGGTGACTGCTGAAGCCAAGCGCGAGCAGATCATCGAAGCGGCCCAGGCCGGCGTCAACGGCTATGTGGTCAAGCCGTTCACTGCCCAGGTGCTGAAAGAAAAGATCGAGAAGATCTTCGAGCGCGTCAACAGCTAA
- the fliA gene encoding RNA polymerase sigma factor FliA: MNASGYRMYSNASRDGQYELIERYAPLVKRIAYHLLARLPASVQVEDLIQAGMIGLLEVSNKYDASKGASFETYAGIRIRGAMLDEVRKGDWAPRSVHRNTRMVSDAIRAIEAKTGRDAKDHEVAAELQLSLDDYYGILNDTLGSRLFSFDDLLQDGEHEGLHEDGASAQLEPSRDLEDERFQAALADAIANLPERERLVLALYYDEELNLKEIGEVLGVSESRVSQLHSQCAARLRGRLGEWRAR; encoded by the coding sequence ATGAACGCAAGCGGATACCGGATGTACAGCAACGCGTCTCGCGATGGTCAGTACGAGTTGATCGAGCGCTACGCGCCGTTGGTCAAGCGTATTGCCTATCACTTGCTGGCGCGTTTGCCGGCCAGTGTCCAGGTCGAGGATCTGATCCAGGCCGGCATGATCGGCCTGCTCGAAGTCAGCAACAAGTATGACGCGAGCAAGGGTGCCAGTTTCGAGACCTACGCCGGTATCCGTATCCGTGGGGCAATGCTTGACGAAGTACGTAAAGGGGACTGGGCACCGCGCTCGGTCCACCGTAATACCCGCATGGTCAGTGACGCGATTCGTGCAATTGAAGCAAAAACCGGCCGTGACGCTAAAGATCACGAGGTTGCTGCCGAACTTCAATTGAGTCTCGATGATTACTACGGGATTTTGAATGACACCCTGGGCAGCCGCCTGTTCAGTTTCGACGACCTGTTACAGGACGGCGAACATGAAGGCCTGCACGAGGACGGCGCCAGTGCCCAGCTCGAGCCTTCGCGCGATCTGGAAGACGAGCGTTTTCAGGCAGCCCTGGCAGATGCCATTGCCAACCTGCCTGAACGCGAGCGTCTGGTCCTGGCGCTGTACTACGACGAAGAGCTGAACCTCAAGGAAATCGGTGAGGTCCTGGGTGTCAGCGAGTCGCGCGTCAGCCAGTTGCACAGCCAGTGCGCGGCGCGTTTGCGTGGTCGCCTGGGGGAATGGCGGGCGCGTTGA
- the fleN gene encoding flagellar synthesis regulator FleN, with translation MGSMHPVQVIAVTGGKGGVGKTNVSVNLSLALAELGRRVMLLDADLGLANVDVLLGLTPKRTLADVIEGRCELRDVLLQGPGGVRIVPAASGTQSMVHLAPAQHAGLIQAFSEIGDNLDVLVIDTAAGIGDSVVSFVRAAQEVLLVVCDEPTSITDAYALIKLLNRDYGMNRFRVLANMAQSPQEGRNLFAKLTKVTDRFLDVALQYVGAVPYDECVRKAVQKQRAVYEAFPRSKCALAFKAIAQKVDTWPLPANPRGHLEFFVERLVQPTSAGPVL, from the coding sequence ATGGGTAGCATGCATCCCGTACAGGTGATCGCCGTGACTGGCGGCAAAGGTGGCGTCGGCAAGACCAATGTGTCGGTGAACCTGTCATTGGCGCTGGCAGAGCTTGGCCGTCGGGTCATGCTGCTGGATGCCGACCTGGGCCTGGCCAATGTCGACGTATTGCTCGGCCTGACGCCCAAGCGCACCCTGGCCGACGTGATCGAGGGCCGCTGCGAGCTGCGCGACGTGCTGCTGCAGGGGCCGGGTGGCGTGCGCATTGTGCCCGCCGCTTCCGGCACGCAGAGCATGGTGCACCTGGCGCCTGCCCAGCATGCAGGTCTGATTCAGGCCTTCAGCGAGATCGGCGACAACCTCGATGTGCTGGTGATCGATACCGCTGCTGGTATTGGTGACTCGGTAGTCAGTTTTGTCCGCGCAGCCCAGGAAGTGCTGCTGGTGGTGTGCGACGAGCCGACCTCGATCACCGATGCCTACGCGCTGATCAAGCTGCTCAACCGCGATTACGGCATGAACCGCTTCCGGGTCCTGGCCAACATGGCGCAAAGCCCGCAGGAAGGGCGCAACCTGTTCGCCAAGTTGACCAAGGTCACTGATCGCTTCCTCGACGTCGCCCTACAATACGTCGGCGCGGTGCCTTACGACGAATGTGTGCGCAAGGCAGTGCAAAAGCAGCGAGCGGTCTATGAAGCCTTTCCGCGTTCCAAGTGCGCGCTGGCATTCAAGGCCATTGCCCAGAAGGTCGACACCTGGCCGCTGCCTGCCAACCCGCGTGGTCACCTGGAGTTTTTTGTCGAGCGCCTGGTGCAGCCGACGAGTGCGGGACCTGTGCTATGA
- the flhF gene encoding flagellar biosynthesis protein FlhF — MQVKRFFAADMRQAMKLVRDELGADAAIIGNRRIAGGVELTAALDYKLSALAPRVPNVELEDELRKTQSRIVTAQAELSSRSESEDGNRQLFAGLPLTASEPLVETPVETPAAPVAAAAAPVDPRLFDAMRSELSGLRELLEVQLGSLAWSQLQGNQPQQANLWRRLQRIGLSGPLAHELLAQIAGIEEPRHAWRMLLAHLARRIDVPEVEPIEEGGVIAMVGPAGMGKTTTLAKLAARYVLKYGAQNLALVSMDSFRIGAQEQLKTLGRILNVSVTHVDPGQSLAQALEPLLRKRVVLIDTAGLQASDPALRMQLETLAGRGIASKNYLVLATTSQKQVLTAAYHSYKRCGLAGCILTKLDETACLGEVLSLAISHELPVAYLTDGPRIPDDLHLPRRHQLVSRAVSVQMQDEPSEEAMADMFADLYHSPGKRVG; from the coding sequence ATGCAAGTTAAGCGTTTTTTCGCCGCCGATATGCGTCAGGCCATGAAGCTGGTTCGAGATGAGCTGGGGGCTGATGCCGCCATCATCGGCAACCGACGGATTGCTGGCGGTGTCGAGCTGACGGCTGCGCTGGACTACAAGCTGTCCGCCCTGGCGCCACGGGTTCCGAATGTCGAGCTCGAAGATGAACTGCGCAAGACCCAGTCGCGCATTGTCACCGCCCAGGCCGAGCTCAGTAGCCGCAGCGAAAGCGAAGACGGCAACCGCCAGCTGTTTGCAGGCTTGCCGCTGACCGCCTCCGAGCCGCTAGTCGAGACGCCTGTGGAAACGCCGGCCGCACCGGTTGCTGCAGCTGCCGCGCCGGTTGACCCGCGCTTGTTCGATGCCATGCGCTCCGAGCTCAGCGGCCTGCGCGAGTTGCTCGAAGTGCAGCTCGGTTCGCTGGCCTGGAGTCAGCTGCAGGGTAACCAGCCGCAGCAGGCCAACCTCTGGCGCCGTCTGCAGCGTATCGGTCTGTCCGGCCCGCTGGCGCATGAGCTGCTGGCGCAGATCGCCGGCATCGAAGAGCCTCGTCATGCCTGGCGCATGCTGCTCGCCCATCTGGCGCGGCGTATCGATGTGCCGGAAGTCGAGCCGATCGAAGAGGGCGGGGTGATCGCCATGGTCGGGCCGGCGGGCATGGGCAAGACCACCACCCTGGCCAAGCTGGCAGCGCGTTATGTGCTCAAGTATGGCGCGCAGAATCTGGCGCTGGTGAGCATGGACAGTTTTCGCATCGGCGCCCAGGAGCAGCTCAAGACCCTGGGGCGCATCCTCAATGTCTCGGTGACCCACGTCGATCCCGGCCAGTCTCTGGCCCAGGCGCTGGAGCCGTTGTTGCGCAAGCGCGTGGTGCTGATCGATACCGCTGGCCTGCAAGCCAGTGATCCGGCCCTGCGCATGCAGCTGGAAACCCTGGCAGGACGTGGTATTGCGTCTAAAAATTATCTGGTGCTGGCGACGACCAGCCAGAAGCAGGTGCTCACTGCCGCCTATCACAGCTACAAGCGCTGCGGGCTGGCAGGGTGCATCCTGACCAAGCTTGATGAAACGGCCTGCCTCGGCGAAGTCCTGAGCCTGGCCATCAGTCACGAATTGCCAGTGGCCTATCTTACTGATGGGCCGCGCATTCCTGACGATCTGCACCTACCGCGTCGGCACCAGCTGGTCAGCCGCGCGGTGAGTGTGCAGATGCAGGACGAGCCCAGCGAAGAGGCAATGGCCGATATGTTCGCTGATCTCTACCACAGCCCCGGCAAGCGTGTTGGCTGA
- the flhA gene encoding flagellar biosynthesis protein FlhA, protein MDRSQLISNARNNLAGLGRGNLGVPLLLLVMLAMMMLPIPPFLLDVFFTFNIALSIVVLLVCVYALRPLDFAAFPTILLVATLLRLALNVASTRVVMLHGQDGHAAAGKVIQAFGEVVIGGNYVVGIVVFAILMIINFVVVTKGAGRISEVSARFTLDAMPGKQMAIDADLNAGLIDQAQAKARRSEVAQEAEFYGSMDGASKFVRGDAIAGLLILFINLIGGMLVGMFQHGMTFGDAGRVYALLTIGDGLVAQLPSLLLSTAAAIMVTRASGSEDMGNQINRQMFTSPKALGVSAGIMIVMGLVPGMPHFAFLSLGLVAAGGAYWLWRKQNLAKVKAQEEVQRQQDLLPSPQRAMETKELGWDDVTPIDMIGLEVGYRLIPLVDRNQGGQLLARIKGVRKKLSQDLGFLMPTVHIRDNLDLAPSAYRLTLMGVILAEAEIYPDRELAINPGQVFGTLNGIAARDPAFGLEAVWIDVNQRSQAQSLGYTVVDASTVVATHLNQILHKHCHELIGHEEVQQLLQVLAKASPKLAEELVPGVISLSGLLKVLQALLAEQVPVRDIRSIAEAIANNAVKSQDTAALVAVVRVGLCRAIVQSIVGVESELPVITLEPRLEQILLNSLQRAGQGQEDGVLLEPSMAEKLQRSLIEAAQRQEMQGQPAILLVAGPVRAMLSRFGRLAVPNLHVLAYQEIPDNKQVTIVATVGPNG, encoded by the coding sequence GTGGATCGCTCTCAGTTAATCAGCAATGCCCGTAACAACCTGGCCGGGTTAGGCCGGGGGAATCTGGGTGTGCCGCTGTTGCTGCTGGTGATGCTGGCAATGATGATGTTGCCGATCCCGCCGTTTTTGCTCGACGTGTTCTTCACCTTCAACATCGCGCTGTCGATCGTGGTCCTGCTGGTCTGCGTCTACGCCCTGCGCCCCCTCGATTTCGCTGCGTTTCCAACCATCCTGCTGGTGGCAACCTTGCTGCGCCTGGCGCTGAACGTGGCCTCTACGCGGGTGGTCATGCTTCATGGTCAAGATGGTCATGCTGCCGCCGGTAAAGTGATCCAGGCCTTCGGTGAGGTGGTGATCGGCGGCAACTACGTGGTCGGTATCGTGGTGTTCGCGATCCTGATGATCATCAACTTCGTGGTGGTGACCAAGGGTGCCGGGCGTATTTCCGAGGTGAGCGCACGTTTCACCCTCGATGCAATGCCGGGCAAGCAGATGGCCATCGACGCCGACCTCAACGCCGGTCTGATCGATCAGGCCCAGGCCAAGGCGCGACGCTCTGAAGTGGCTCAGGAGGCCGAGTTCTACGGTTCGATGGACGGTGCCAGCAAGTTCGTTCGCGGTGACGCCATCGCCGGTCTGCTGATCCTCTTCATCAACCTGATCGGCGGCATGCTGGTCGGTATGTTCCAGCACGGCATGACCTTCGGCGATGCCGGTAGAGTCTATGCCTTGCTGACCATCGGTGACGGTTTGGTGGCGCAATTGCCATCACTGCTGTTGTCCACCGCTGCAGCCATCATGGTGACCCGTGCCTCCGGTTCCGAAGACATGGGTAACCAGATCAACCGGCAGATGTTCACTTCGCCCAAGGCGCTGGGGGTATCGGCGGGGATCATGATCGTCATGGGCCTGGTGCCGGGCATGCCGCACTTCGCCTTCCTGAGCCTGGGCCTGGTGGCCGCTGGCGGTGCCTATTGGCTGTGGCGCAAGCAGAACCTGGCCAAGGTCAAAGCCCAGGAGGAAGTTCAGCGCCAGCAGGACCTGTTGCCCTCGCCGCAGCGCGCTATGGAAACCAAGGAGCTGGGCTGGGACGATGTCACGCCGATCGACATGATCGGCCTGGAGGTCGGCTATCGGCTGATTCCCCTGGTCGACCGCAATCAGGGTGGACAACTGCTGGCGCGGATCAAGGGAGTGCGCAAGAAGCTCTCCCAGGACCTGGGTTTTCTCATGCCCACGGTGCATATCCGCGACAACCTCGACCTGGCGCCCAGCGCCTATCGCCTGACCCTGATGGGGGTGATCCTGGCCGAGGCCGAGATCTATCCCGATCGCGAGCTGGCCATCAACCCCGGACAGGTCTTTGGCACCCTCAACGGTATTGCCGCCCGCGACCCGGCGTTCGGGCTGGAAGCGGTGTGGATCGATGTCAATCAGCGCAGTCAGGCGCAATCGCTGGGTTACACCGTGGTGGATGCCAGTACCGTGGTTGCGACCCACCTGAACCAGATTCTGCACAAGCACTGCCACGAACTGATTGGCCACGAGGAAGTCCAACAACTGCTGCAGGTGTTGGCCAAGGCCTCGCCCAAGCTTGCCGAAGAGTTGGTGCCGGGTGTCATTTCGTTGTCGGGGCTGCTCAAGGTCCTGCAGGCGTTGCTCGCCGAGCAGGTGCCGGTGCGTGATATCCGCAGCATTGCCGAGGCGATCGCCAACAATGCGGTCAAGAGTCAAGATACCGCCGCGCTGGTGGCGGTGGTGCGCGTCGGATTGTGTCGCGCTATCGTGCAAAGCATTGTCGGCGTTGAGTCCGAGCTGCCTGTGATCACCCTTGAGCCAAGGTTGGAACAGATTTTGCTCAATAGTCTGCAAAGGGCCGGGCAAGGTCAGGAAGACGGTGTTCTTCTTGAACCGAGCATGGCCGAAAAGCTTCAGCGTTCGTTGATCGAGGCTGCCCAGCGTCAAGAGATGCAAGGGCAACCGGCGATCCTGCTGGTCGCAGGACCGGTACGGGCGATGCTGTCGCGCTTCGGCCGCCTGGCTGTACCGAATTTGCATGTTTTGGCGTATCAGGAAATACCTGACAACAAGCAAGTTACCATCGTTGCCACAGTAGGCCCCAACGGCTGA